A genomic segment from Chitinophagaceae bacterium encodes:
- a CDS encoding CocE/NonD family hydrolase: MKKILFIVLGFFASLPLSAQNNDSTWFVNNYTKQEVMIPMRDGIKLFTSIYIPKDQAEQHPILMKRTPYSCYPYGEGKFMPVWHSYQMAYAKENYILVTQDVRGRFMSEGDFVDVRPFIPMKKRPNDIDESSDTYDAISWMIKNIANNNGKVGVFGISYPGFYSTMAAASNHPALKAVSPQAPVTDWFIGDDFHHNGAFFQMDGFNFYSVFGQPRPKPVEDFPKGFQQPIKDNYQFYLNAGTLKNLSAMIGDSIKFWHEVQQHPNYDNWWKERNARNAIHNLQPAMLWVGGLFDAEDLWGAWNCYKTTKIKSPNTNSKIVMGPWYHGQWASNNGNYLGNVRFASNTSAWYQQNIEVPFFNYYLKNKGTVNNIAGATIFFTGKNQWETFVSWPPKNVEEKELYIVSGNQLSFNKENKPSKFAPKGSREKSYTEYISDPAHPVPYTDGVLDDRTREYMTDDQRFASYRPDVLCFSTGALTEDLTLAGEVAANLFVSSSGTDADFVVKLIDVFPEDFQYADSIIGNNQNHIMGGYQMPVRAEIMRGKFRNSFEKPEPFIPNNVTAVNFSLPDVAHTFRKGHKIMIQIQSSWFPLVDRNPQRFLDIYKANADDFSKAEIRIYHSSSARTKFILPVLK, encoded by the coding sequence ATGAAAAAAATTCTGTTTATCGTACTCGGCTTTTTTGCCAGTTTACCTCTAAGTGCACAAAACAACGACAGTACATGGTTTGTAAATAATTATACCAAGCAAGAAGTAATGATACCCATGAGGGACGGAATTAAATTATTTACTTCTATTTATATTCCCAAAGACCAGGCGGAGCAGCACCCGATATTAATGAAACGTACGCCTTACTCCTGCTATCCTTATGGAGAAGGTAAATTTATGCCAGTATGGCATTCCTATCAAATGGCGTATGCAAAAGAAAATTATATTTTGGTAACACAAGATGTAAGAGGAAGGTTTATGAGCGAAGGCGATTTTGTAGATGTACGACCTTTTATTCCCATGAAAAAAAGGCCCAATGATATTGATGAAAGCAGCGATACCTACGATGCCATATCCTGGATGATAAAAAACATTGCCAACAACAATGGAAAAGTGGGTGTATTTGGCATTTCTTATCCCGGATTTTATAGTACCATGGCTGCTGCAAGCAACCACCCAGCTTTAAAAGCCGTAAGCCCACAGGCTCCGGTTACCGATTGGTTTATTGGTGATGATTTTCACCACAACGGCGCTTTTTTTCAAATGGACGGATTTAATTTTTATTCTGTTTTCGGGCAACCCAGGCCCAAACCAGTTGAAGATTTTCCTAAAGGGTTTCAACAACCCATAAAAGATAATTACCAGTTTTACCTCAATGCCGGAACTTTAAAAAACCTTTCTGCAATGATTGGCGACAGTATTAAATTTTGGCATGAGGTACAACAACATCCCAATTACGATAACTGGTGGAAAGAACGCAATGCAAGAAATGCCATTCACAATTTGCAACCTGCCATGCTTTGGGTAGGCGGCCTTTTTGATGCCGAAGATTTATGGGGCGCATGGAACTGCTATAAAACCACAAAAATAAAAAGCCCAAATACAAACAGTAAAATAGTGATGGGGCCCTGGTACCATGGCCAATGGGCAAGCAATAATGGCAACTACCTTGGCAATGTACGTTTTGCCTCTAACACATCTGCCTGGTACCAGCAAAATATTGAAGTACCCTTTTTTAATTATTACCTAAAAAATAAAGGAACAGTAAATAATATTGCAGGCGCTACCATATTTTTTACCGGCAAAAATCAATGGGAAACTTTTGTAAGCTGGCCGCCAAAAAATGTAGAAGAAAAAGAATTGTACATTGTTTCCGGCAACCAATTATCTTTTAATAAAGAAAACAAACCTTCAAAGTTTGCGCCAAAAGGCAGCAGGGAAAAAAGTTATACAGAATACATCAGCGACCCTGCACACCCGGTTCCTTATACAGATGGCGTGCTTGACGACCGCACCAGAGAATACATGACCGACGACCAGCGCTTTGCCAGTTACAGGCCCGATGTACTTTGCTTTAGTACCGGCGCTCTTACCGAAGACCTTACCCTTGCAGGAGAAGTTGCTGCAAATCTTTTTGTAAGCAGCAGCGGCACCGATGCAGACTTTGTAGTAAAACTCATTGATGTTTTCCCCGAAGATTTTCAATATGCCGATTCGATAATAGGCAATAACCAAAACCATATAATGGGTGGCTATCAAATGCCGGTAAGGGCAGAAATTATGAGGGGAAAATTCAGGAATAGCTTTGAAAAACCCGAACCTTTTATTCCTAATAATGTTACCGCAGTAAATTTTTCGTTGCCCGATGTTGCCCATACATTTCGCAAAGGCCATAAAATAATGATACAAATTCAAAGCAGTTGGTTTCCGCTGGTTGACCGCAACCCACAACGCTTCCTGGATATTTACAAGGCCAATGCAGATGATTTTTCCAAAGCAGAAATACGTATATACCACAGCAGTTCGGCAAGAACTAAATTTATTTTGCCTGTATTAAAATAA
- a CDS encoding nuclear transport factor 2 family protein, with product MDALTNENLITGFYTAFQRLDAGGMNNSYSSDIVFFDPVFELLKAGEVKSMWQMLCANAQDFSLTFSDITNKGDGYYTCNWTATYTFSKTGKKVVNHVKAYMKIENGKIIEHSDGFSMHKWASQALGFSGKLFGWNRFFQRKIKNNARKTLLAYMQKNAI from the coding sequence ATGGATGCATTAACGAACGAAAATTTGATAACCGGCTTCTATACTGCGTTTCAACGGCTCGATGCAGGTGGTATGAACAACAGTTACAGCAGCGATATAGTGTTTTTTGATCCTGTATTTGAATTATTAAAAGCCGGCGAAGTTAAAAGTATGTGGCAAATGTTGTGTGCTAATGCCCAAGATTTTTCGCTTACCTTTTCGGATATTACCAATAAAGGAGATGGATATTATACCTGCAACTGGACGGCAACTTATACTTTTTCTAAAACCGGCAAAAAAGTAGTGAACCATGTAAAGGCATATATGAAAATTGAAAACGGGAAAATAATTGAACACAGCGATGGGTTCAGCATGCATAAATGGGCTTCGCAGGCGCTGGGTTTCTCAGGCAAATTATTTGGATGGAACCGTTTTTTTCAAAGAAAAATAAAAAACAATGCCCGTAAAACACTTTTGGCCTATATGCAAAAAAATGCCATTTAA
- a CDS encoding efflux RND transporter periplasmic adaptor subunit, with protein sequence MKNFSFPYLISILFLGIFASCSSKKSGLEAQAKKGPIAPPVLNTDMFIVAATPLSDNISLPGNILANEVSEIHPEISGRLTLLNIAEGKTVAAGELLGKIYDGDLRAQLSKLSIQLQQAQRTAKRYEELLKIQGVSQQEYDEHLLNISNIKADMAIVHSNIKRTEIRAPFSGALGLKLVSPGAYVTPATILTTIRQNTQLKLDFSLPEKYAIKIQVGQLVYFKMENNAKEYSAKIMATERGIAEDSRSLNVRALVMNNDGQILPGNFVEVTTNFAPDPNAIMVPTQAVIPQARGKKIALFKEGTAFFQDVETGLRDTSMVQITRGLKVGDTIIVSGIMSLRPNSKVSLGKIVNK encoded by the coding sequence GTGAAGAATTTTTCCTTTCCATATTTGATAAGCATTCTTTTTTTGGGGATTTTTGCCTCATGCAGCAGTAAAAAATCCGGGCTGGAAGCTCAGGCAAAAAAAGGACCAATAGCGCCACCGGTGCTTAATACAGATATGTTTATTGTTGCTGCCACACCCCTGAGCGATAATATAAGTTTGCCTGGAAATATTTTGGCCAATGAAGTATCGGAAATTCATCCCGAAATAAGCGGAAGGCTTACTTTATTAAATATTGCAGAAGGTAAAACCGTAGCAGCAGGCGAATTGCTCGGTAAAATTTACGATGGCGACCTGCGTGCCCAACTTTCCAAGCTTTCTATTCAATTACAGCAGGCGCAGCGTACGGCAAAAAGGTACGAAGAGCTTTTAAAAATACAAGGCGTAAGCCAGCAGGAATATGATGAGCATTTGCTCAACATCAGCAATATAAAAGCCGATATGGCCATTGTACATAGTAATATAAAACGCACCGAAATAAGGGCACCCTTTTCCGGTGCACTTGGTTTAAAATTGGTAAGCCCAGGCGCTTATGTAACGCCTGCTACAATACTCACAACCATTCGTCAAAATACGCAGTTAAAACTCGACTTTAGCCTTCCGGAAAAATATGCAATAAAAATTCAGGTAGGGCAATTGGTTTATTTTAAAATGGAAAACAATGCCAAAGAATATTCGGCAAAAATTATGGCAACAGAACGGGGTATTGCAGAAGATAGCCGTAGCCTGAATGTGAGGGCACTGGTGATGAATAACGATGGTCAAATTTTACCCGGAAATTTTGTGGAAGTTACCACCAATTTTGCGCCCGACCCCAATGCCATAATGGTGCCTACACAGGCTGTAATTCCACAGGCCCGTGGCAAAAAAATTGCTTTATTTAAAGAAGGTACCGCATTTTTTCAGGATGTGGAAACGGGTTTGAGAGATACCAGTATGGTGCAAATCACAAGAGGCCTTAAAGTAGGAGATACCATAATAGTATCGGGTATAATGAGCCTTAGGCCCAATAGCAAAGTTTCTTTGGGAAAAATAGTTAATAAATAG